The following nucleotide sequence is from Gymnodinialimonas phycosphaerae.
CAGTTCCGCCAGCTTCGGCCAGAGGCCCTTGGGGATGCTTTCCTCCCGCTCCCAATCGCGGGCGTGGGGCGCGATCTCGGCCTCACCAAAGGCCCGCGCCATGTCGTAAATGGCCGTGGCCTCTTCGCTCAGTGCAAAATCCATTCACCCCTCCCGGTAGAATTGAACGCTTGTTCAATTGTCCATCTTTGGGCTCGGAATGCAAGGGCAGGTGTTGCATCTGATTCGGCAAGCGCTGCCACAGAATGCCTCTGGCAACACGCGGAATTGTTGCGAAGCTGGCATCAAACTCGCAGAACTGGCGCAATTATATGCCCAAACATGTGAGAAAACATGTCTTTTGGGGCAGGTTCTTGTGTGCTGAGTTGATTGAAACCTTAAAAAAGGGTTAACATTATTTGACTGCTTTTGCAGGTTTGGGGAATAAAAATAATGAGTAAGATTTTGTCTGGGGTGGCGCTATGTGTATCCCTCGTTGTTGGCAGTGCCGCAACTGCGACAACTGTTACCTTTGATACTTTCGCGTCGACCAATCCGGATCCGCTGTCGCCAACCGTGACTATTAATGACAGTGTAGCGAACCAATTCGCCGTGACAATTGCGCTAGGCGCAGGCGATGTCGGCACATTGGGTGGTGTGTTTTTTGACGTCGCAGCGCCAACGACCTCGGTCAACGGAACGACGTATTTGGCCGTTGCGCCGACAGCCGCCGCGTTGTCAGTGTCAAATTTCACCTATCATACCGATGCCAACGGGTTTACCGCGCATGGCATTAGCACGGGCTTGTGTAGCAATAACACAAACCTGAATGGGTTTGGCGGGTCGTTGCCGCTATTCGAGATCGCCGTTTGCTATAGAAGCACGGGCAATCCGAATGGTCGTCCGACGAATGGCCTGACCTCTGTGTCGTTCATCATTTCTGACGCTACAGGGTTGCTGACGCTGGACCAATTCCAAGGTGTCGGTTTGCGGTATCAACAAGCAAGTACCCGTTCCGGAAGCGACAAGCTTTTTGGCGTTTTGCCACCGTCGCCCGTGCCGCTCCCTGCCGGAGGGTTTTTGCTGCTCGGCGCTCTGGGCGCATTGTCTGCCAGGCGACGACGCGCGACTGCCTGAGGATATTTAAAGTCATTTGTAATGATTTCGGGCGTCCCACAAGGGGCGCCTTATTTCGTCAGGTCGGCCTATAGGTCGGCATGGTATTCATCGATCAGGTGTTCCACGACGCTGCGCATGGCCGCATCGTGCGACCCGCCTGCCGCACGGGTGCCGGCGTAGACCTTGCGTTGCCGATCCGCGCTGGTCTCGGTGGCAAGAACGCGCAGGCGCTGCACCTCGTCGACACAGCCCAACGCTTCCGCATCTTCCGCCGTCAATTCTATCAGCTCCTCCGCCAGCTCCGGCAAGGGCACAACCGCCCCCCGGCCATAGTCGATCAAACCCTCGGACACACCATACCGCAGCGCCCGCCATCGGTTCTCGTTGATCAGGAACCGGTCATAGACCCGCCAGCGCTGGTTTGACGACCGCAGCCGCATCAGCATCCGCGTCAGGCATTGGATCAGCGCCGACAGCGACAACTGGTCTTCCAACCGGGGCGAGACATCGCAGATCCGCGTCTCCAGCGTCGGGAAATTGGCCGACGGGCGCAGGTCCCACCAGATTTTCGAACTGTCCTCGATCATCCCCAGTTCCACCAGCAGATCCACGGTGCGCCGGAACTCTCCGAACGAGGTGAATTCGGGCGGCAATCCGGTGCGGGGCAGGTTGTCGAACACCGTCAAGCGGTAGCTGGCCAGACCGGTGTCTCGCCCTTGCCAGAACGGGGATGACGTGGAAAAGGCCAGAAGATGCGGCAGGAAATACGTGAATTGCCGCATCAAATCGGTCCGCGTTTCGGGGTCGGGCAGGCCGACGTGGCAGTGGGCCCCGCAAATCAACATCCGCTCCACCACGCCGCCAAGGTCGCGGGCAAGCTGATTGTAGCGGTCCTTGTCGGTGTGGCTTTGATCCTTCCAGTCGGCGAAGGGATGGCAGGACACGGCGATCGGCGCGAGACCGAAGCGCGCCGCGCAGTCCGCCACGGTACGGCGCAGGCGCTTCAGATCGGTGCGCGCCTCGTCGATGGTGGCGCAAATGCCGGTGC
It contains:
- a CDS encoding VPLPA-CTERM sorting domain-containing protein is translated as MSKILSGVALCVSLVVGSAATATTVTFDTFASTNPDPLSPTVTINDSVANQFAVTIALGAGDVGTLGGVFFDVAAPTTSVNGTTYLAVAPTAAALSVSNFTYHTDANGFTAHGISTGLCSNNTNLNGFGGSLPLFEIAVCYRSTGNPNGRPTNGLTSVSFIISDATGLLTLDQFQGVGLRYQQASTRSGSDKLFGVLPPSPVPLPAGGFLLLGALGALSARRRRATA
- a CDS encoding carboxylate-amine ligase, translating into MGDTPAFTLGIEEEYLLVDLETFDLAKAPDALMAACAEKLSSQVSPEFLQCQIEVGTGICATIDEARTDLKRLRRTVADCAARFGLAPIAVSCHPFADWKDQSHTDKDRYNQLARDLGGVVERMLICGAHCHVGLPDPETRTDLMRQFTYFLPHLLAFSTSSPFWQGRDTGLASYRLTVFDNLPRTGLPPEFTSFGEFRRTVDLLVELGMIEDSSKIWWDLRPSANFPTLETRICDVSPRLEDQLSLSALIQCLTRMLMRLRSSNQRWRVYDRFLINENRWRALRYGVSEGLIDYGRGAVVPLPELAEELIELTAEDAEALGCVDEVQRLRVLATETSADRQRKVYAGTRAAGGSHDAAMRSVVEHLIDEYHADL